A region of Arabidopsis thaliana chromosome 5, partial sequence DNA encodes the following proteins:
- the ERS gene encoding glutamate tRNA synthetase (glutamate tRNA synthetase (ERS); FUNCTIONS IN: protein binding, glutamate-tRNA ligase activity; INVOLVED IN: chloroplast organization, glutamyl-tRNA aminoacylation, mitochondrion organization, tRNA aminoacylation, ovule development; LOCATED IN: mitochondrion, chloroplast; EXPRESSED IN: 22 plant structures; EXPRESSED DURING: 13 growth stages; CONTAINS InterPro DOMAIN/s: Aminoacyl-tRNA synthetase, class I, conserved site (InterPro:IPR001412), Glutamyl/glutaminyl-tRNA synthetase, class Ic, alpha-bundle domain (InterPro:IPR020061), Glutamyl-tRNA synthetase, class Ic, bacterial/mitochondrial (InterPro:IPR004527), Glutamyl/glutaminyl-tRNA synthetase, class Ic, N-terminal (InterPro:IPR020060), Aminoacyl-tRNA synthetase, class I, anticodon-binding (InterPro:IPR008925), Glutamyl/glutaminyl-tRNA synthetase, class Ic, catalytic domain (InterPro:IPR020058), Rossmann-like alpha/beta/alpha sandwich fold (InterPro:IPR014729), Glutamyl/glutaminyl-tRNA synthetase, class Ic (InterPro:IPR000924), Aminoacyl-tRNA synthetase, class I, anticodon-binding domain, subdomain 2 (InterPro:IPR020751); BEST Arabidopsis thaliana protein match is: Glutamyl/glutaminyl-tRNA synthetase, class Ic (TAIR:AT5G26710.1); Has 1807 Blast hits to 1807 proteins in 277 species: Archae - 0; Bacteria - 0; Metazoa - 736; Fungi - 347; Plants - 385; Viruses - 0; Other Eukaryotes - 339 (source: NCBI BLink).) has translation MASLVYGTPWLRVRSLPELAPAFLRRRQSSLFYCSRRSFAVVACSTPVNNGGSVRVRFAPSPTGNLHVGGARTALFNYLFARSKGGKFVLRIEDTDLERSTRESEAAVLQDLSWLGLDWDEGPGVSGDFGPYRQSERNALYKQYAEKLLESGHVYRCFCSSEELVKMKENAKLKQLPPVYTGKWATASDAEIEQELEKGTPFTYRFRVPKEGSLKINDLIRGEVCWNLDTLGDFVVMRSNGQPVYNFCVTVDDATMAISHVIRAEEHLPNTLRQALIYKALKFPMPQFAHVSLILAPDRSKLSKRHGATSVGQYREMGYLPQGMVNYLALLGWGDGTENEFFTLEDLVEKFSIERVNKSGAIFDSTKLRWMNGQHLRALPNEKLTKLVGERWKSAGILTESEGSFVNEAVELLKDGIELVTDSDKVLLNLLSYPLHATLASPEAKPAVEDKLHEVAASLIAAYDSGEIPSALEEGQGAWQKWVKAFGKSLKRKGKSLFMPLRVLLTGKLHGPEMGTSIVLIYKAGSPGIVVPQAGFVSMEERFKILREIDWEALNKDESVPLESTATVST, from the exons ATGGCGAGCCTTGTCTACGGGACGCCGTGGCTTAGGGTTAGATCTTTACCGGAGCTTGCTCCAGCTTTTCTCAGACGGCGtcaatcttctttattttactGTTCTCGGCGAAGCTTCGCGGTGGTTGCGTGTTCCACTCCAGTCAACAATGGTGGGTCTGTCAGAGTTCGTTTCGCGCCTTCTCCTACTGGTAATCTCCATGTAGGTGGAGCAAGGACTGCTCTTTTCAACTACTTGTTCGCGAG GTCTAAAGGAGGGAAATTTGTGCTGAGAATTGAAGATACAGATTTGGAGAGATCAACACGTGAATCTGAAGCAGCTGTTCTTCAGGATCTCTCATGGCTTGGTCTTGATTGGGATGAAG GTCCTGGGGTTAGTGGAGACTTTGGTCCTTATCGGCAATCTGAAAGAAATGCTTTGTATAAACAATATGCAGAGAAGCTTTTAGAGTCAGGTCATGTCTATCGATGCTTTTGCTCAAGTGAG GAACTTGTAAAGATGAAGGAGAATGCAAAGTTGAAACAGTTGCCTCCAGTATATACCGGGAAATGGGCAACAGCTTCTGATGCTGAAATAGAGCAAGAGTTAGAAAAGGGAACACCTTTTACTTACCGGTTTCGTGTGCCAAAGGAAGGCTCTTTGAAAATTAATGACCTGATTCGTGGCGAG GTCTGTTGGAACTTGGATACTCTTGGGGATTTTGTGGTAATGAGAAGTAATGGCCAACCCGTTTACAACTTTTGTGTTACGGTAGATGATGCTACCATGGCTATATCACATGTTATAAG GGCTGAAGAACACTTGCCTAATACTTTGAGGCAGGCTCTAATTTACAAG GCTCTTAAGTTCCCGATGCCTCAATTTGCacatgtttctttaattttagcTCCGGATAGAAGTAAATTATCAAAGCGACATGGGGCAACTTCTGTAGGCCAG TACAGAGAGATGGGATATCTACCTCAGGGAATGGTTAACTATTTGGCACTCTTAGGTTGGGGAGACGGGACTGAAAATGAATTCTTCACACTCGAGGATCTTG TTGAAAAATTCTCGATTGAACGTGTCAACAAAAGTGGCGCGATTTTTGATTCAACAAAGTTAAG ATGGATGAATGGTCAACATCTGAGGGCACTTCCAAATgagaaactaacaaaacttGTTGGTGAGCGATGGAAGAGCGCTGGTATCTTAACAGAATCCGAGGGGAGTTTTGTAAAT GAAGCTGTCGAGCTTCTCAAGGATGGGATTGAGTTGGTGACAGATTCAGACAAAGTACTTTTGAACTTGCTTTCATATCCTCTACACGCTACATTGGCTAG CCCTGAAGCTAAGCCTGCTGTGGAAGACAAACTTCATGAAGTAGCAGCCAGCCTCATAGCTGCTTATGACAGCGGAGAGATTCCAAGCGCTTTAGAAGAAGGACAAGGTGCTTGGCAGAAATGGGTGAAAGCCTTTGGCAAATCCTTGAAACGCAAA GGTAAATCACTTTTCATGCCACTACGAGTGTTGTTAACGGGAAAACTCCATGGTCCTGAGATGGGCACCAGTATTGTTCTGATTTACAAAGCTGGAAGTCCTGGTATAGTGGTTCCTCAAGCTGGGTTTGTGTCCATGGAGGAACGGTTTAAGATTCTTAGGGAGATAGACTGGGAAGCTTTGAACAAAGATGAGAGTGTGCCTCTTGAATCTACAGCCACAGTATCAACCTGA
- the NAC103 gene encoding NAC domain containing protein 103 (NAC domain containing protein 103 (NAC103); FUNCTIONS IN: sequence-specific DNA binding transcription factor activity; INVOLVED IN: multicellular organismal development, regulation of transcription; LOCATED IN: cellular_component unknown; EXPRESSED IN: 9 plant structures; EXPRESSED DURING: 6 growth stages; CONTAINS InterPro DOMAIN/s: No apical meristem (NAM) protein (InterPro:IPR003441); BEST Arabidopsis thaliana protein match is: NAC domain containing protein 82 (TAIR:AT5G09330.4); Has 1807 Blast hits to 1807 proteins in 277 species: Archae - 0; Bacteria - 0; Metazoa - 736; Fungi - 347; Plants - 385; Viruses - 0; Other Eukaryotes - 339 (source: NCBI BLink).) yields the protein MGKTNLAPGFRFHPTDVELVRYYLKRKVMGKKFQVDAIAEVDIYKFEPPDLPDKSCLGTGDLKWYFFCPREKKYPKGGKANRSTECGYWKTTGRDRDVSYNDEVTGKIRTLIYHYGKIPRGDRTDWVIHEYRLEDKVLAQKNVPQDTYVLCVLFKKNGLGPRHGSQYGAPFKEEDWSDKEEEYTQNHLVAGPSKETSLAAKASHSYAPKDGLTGVISESCVSDVPPLTATVLPPLTSDVIAYNPFSSSPLLEVPQVSLDGGELNSMLDLFSVDNDDCLLFDDFDYHNEVRHPDGFVNKEAPVFLGDGNFSGMFDLSNDQVVELQDLIQSPTPHPPSPPAQASIPDDSRSNGQTKDD from the exons ATGGGGAAAACTAACTTGGCACCTGGTTTTCGGTTTCATCCGACTGATGTTGAACTTGTGAGATACTACTTGAAGAGGAAAGTTATGGGAAAAAAGTTCCAAGTTGATGCCATTGCTGAGGTCGACATTTACAAGTTCGAACCTCCTGATTTACCCG ACAAATCATGTCTAGGGACTGGAGATCTTAAGTGGTACTTCTTCTGTCCAAGAGAAAAGAAGTATCCCAAAGGCGGTAAGGCAAACCGCTCTACTGAATGTGGTTACTGGAAGACCACAGGGAGAGACAGAGATGTTTCTTATAATGACGAAGTCACTGGGAAGATAAGAACTCTGATTTATCACTACGGGAAAATACCTCGCGGTGATCGGACTGATTGGGTCATACATGAATATAGACTTGAAGACAAAGTACTGGCTCAAAAGAATGTTCCTCAG GATACTTATGTGCTTTGCGTtctctttaagaaaaatggaCTTGGACCAAGACATGGATCTCAATATGGTGCTCCATTTAAGGAAGAGGATTGGAGtgataaggaagaagaatatacTCAGAATCATCTTGTAGCTGGTCCTAGTAAAGAAACCAGTCTAGCTGCTAAGGCCTCACACTCGTACGCTCCTAAGGATGGTTTGACAGGAGTGATCTCAGAATCTTGCGTCTCTGATGTGCCGCCACTAACTGCCACAGTGCTTCCACCTCTAACAAGTGATGTTATAGCTTACAatcccttttcttcttcacctcttCTTGAGGTTCCTCAAGTATCTCTCGATGGTGGCGAGTTAAATTCGATGCTTGATCTCTTTTCTGTTGACAATGACGACTGTTTACTTTTCGACGATTTCGACTACCATAATGAG GTAAGACATCCTGATGGTTTTGTAAACAAGGAAGCTCCGGTGTTCTTAGGAGATGGCAATTTCAGTGGAATGTTTGACCTGAGCAATGACCAAGTCGTAGAGCTACAGGATCTGATACAGTCACCCACTCCTcatcctccttctcctccagCTCAAGCTAGTATTCCTGATGACTCAAGAAGCAACGGTCAGACTAAGGACGATTAA